In Verrucomicrobia bacterium CG1_02_43_26, one genomic interval encodes:
- a CDS encoding tRNA pseudouridine(38-40) synthase TruA, producing the protein MRWRGKCAYDGTNFFGWQSQSGGNTIQDFLEARLHVIFKQPVRVHSSGRTDSGVHAKEHVFHFDADWVHSTPELLRALRCGLPAGIQVYDIKRVSDKFHARYSTKGKRYVYRFHRGYAPPMESRYTHSIGDRPVDVKAMQEAAKYLVGEHDFSAFGAAREDNVKDNPNKNIWRVDILARGSKIRLITEGSGYLYKMVRSMAGTLLEVGLGKMEPTRVKEILDSRVRSRLVVTAPSKGLCLERVYY; encoded by the coding sequence ATGCGTTGGAGGGGTAAATGTGCTTACGATGGTACCAACTTCTTCGGCTGGCAAAGTCAATCGGGGGGCAATACTATACAGGATTTTCTCGAAGCGCGTCTTCACGTCATTTTCAAACAACCCGTCCGTGTCCATAGCTCAGGGCGTACAGATTCGGGTGTCCATGCCAAGGAACACGTTTTCCATTTTGATGCCGATTGGGTCCACTCCACACCGGAGCTCCTAAGAGCACTCCGTTGCGGCCTCCCAGCAGGCATCCAGGTCTACGACATCAAAAGGGTATCGGATAAATTTCACGCGCGCTATTCCACCAAGGGTAAGCGTTACGTCTATCGCTTCCACAGGGGTTATGCCCCGCCCATGGAATCTCGCTACACCCATTCTATAGGGGATAGACCAGTAGACGTTAAGGCCATGCAAGAGGCCGCTAAATACTTAGTCGGCGAACACGACTTCAGTGCTTTCGGTGCCGCTCGTGAGGACAATGTTAAGGATAATCCCAACAAAAATATCTGGAGGGTTGATATCCTGGCCCGTGGCTCCAAAATCCGTTTAATAACAGAGGGCAGTGGCTATTTGTACAAAATGGTTCGTAGCATGGCGGGTACGTTGCTAGAGGTCGGTTTAGGTAAAATGGAACCCACTCGCGTCAAAGAGATTCTAGATAGCCGAGTTCGCTCGCGGCTCGTAGTAACCGCCCCGTCCAAGGGGCTCTGTCTCGAAAGGGTCTATTATTAA
- a CDS encoding Holliday junction resolvase: MNYLGIDYGEKRIGLSFADELGIALPIPPAIGKSLEDRLQQISDVIKQRRVGAIVIGYPYNMDGSIGFKAKEVDQFIDILKVRFQLPIHKTDERLTSAQAEFDMQSIMHKKKRKTIAQQQRDRKTGDIDSRAATLILQEFLNALEG; encoded by the coding sequence TTGAACTACCTAGGGATCGATTACGGGGAAAAACGCATAGGGCTCAGTTTCGCGGATGAGCTGGGTATCGCTCTGCCCATCCCGCCTGCTATCGGAAAATCGTTAGAGGATCGTCTCCAACAAATTTCAGATGTAATCAAACAACGCAGGGTCGGGGCTATCGTCATCGGCTACCCGTACAACATGGATGGTTCCATCGGTTTCAAGGCAAAGGAGGTGGATCAATTTATCGATATCCTAAAAGTGCGTTTCCAGCTCCCTATTCATAAAACGGATGAGCGGCTCACGTCCGCTCAGGCGGAGTTTGACATGCAAAGCATAATGCATAAAAAAAAGCGCAAAACGATTGCCCAACAACAAAGGGATCGTAAAACGGGTGATATAGATTCGCGGGCCGCAACGTTAATCCTTCAAGAGTTCCTCAATGCGTTGGAGGGGTAA
- a CDS encoding mannose-1-phosphate guanyltransferase produces the protein MKNKYVVIIAGGKGERFWPMSRLSHPKHVQAIVGSKPIIVQTLERLEGIVPKENMLIITNATQKEAICDVCKDFITPDQVIIEPEGRDTAAAVGLASVLVKRKNPDAVLAIFPADHVINNRDDFQGTLNAAFSAAQRDSVLVTIGIKPREASTSYGYIQRGKEWENFAGYTAFFVRRFVEKPDKSTATEYIVSGDYYWNAGMFIWSAKAILSAFEEHAPNLFASLKQIDSELAANKPIDGVLKDIFPKMERISIDYAVMEKAINVVVIESRFDWDDVGEWEAIARHFPQDSAGNVINGTAFAEDSNNNIIVNTDGHLTAVIGISDMVIVQTKDATLICPRNRTKDIKALVQNLSQDANLKKYT, from the coding sequence AAATATGTGGTCATTATCGCGGGGGGCAAGGGGGAACGTTTCTGGCCTATGAGCCGTCTCTCTCATCCTAAGCACGTACAAGCTATTGTCGGCAGCAAGCCTATCATCGTCCAAACGCTTGAAAGGCTCGAGGGTATCGTCCCTAAGGAAAACATGCTTATCATCACGAATGCCACTCAAAAAGAGGCTATCTGTGATGTCTGTAAGGATTTTATAACACCGGACCAGGTAATCATCGAACCTGAAGGGCGGGATACCGCCGCTGCCGTTGGCTTAGCGAGTGTTCTTGTTAAGCGCAAGAATCCGGATGCTGTCTTAGCTATCTTCCCGGCCGATCATGTCATTAATAACAGGGACGATTTCCAGGGTACGTTAAATGCTGCTTTTTCTGCCGCGCAAAGGGATTCTGTCTTGGTAACGATTGGCATCAAGCCTCGCGAGGCTTCTACATCCTATGGTTACATCCAGCGTGGCAAGGAATGGGAGAACTTCGCTGGCTACACGGCTTTCTTTGTCCGTCGTTTCGTTGAAAAACCGGATAAATCAACGGCAACGGAATATATCGTTTCGGGTGACTACTACTGGAATGCCGGTATGTTCATCTGGTCCGCAAAGGCCATCCTTTCCGCTTTTGAGGAACATGCTCCTAATCTCTTCGCTTCTCTCAAACAAATAGATTCCGAGCTCGCGGCTAATAAACCGATCGATGGGGTCTTAAAGGATATTTTCCCTAAAATGGAAAGGATTTCGATCGACTACGCGGTCATGGAAAAGGCGATCAATGTCGTTGTCATTGAATCAAGGTTCGACTGGGATGATGTTGGTGAATGGGAGGCCATCGCTCGCCACTTTCCTCAAGATAGTGCCGGTAATGTCATCAATGGTACTGCTTTTGCTGAGGACTCGAATAACAACATCATCGTCAACACAGATGGTCACTTAACCGCTGTCATTGGCATCAGCGATATGGTGATTGTTCAGACCAAAGATGCTACGTTGATCTGTCCTAGAAATCGCACAAAGGATATCAAGGCTTTGGTTCAAAATTTGTCTCAAGACGCTAACCTAAAGAAATACACTTGA